TCGCCGGCAACGTTACCGTATGGTCTGCAGGAAGCGTTGACTCCCGAGGCTCCCTTCGTCTCTTACCCTCCGGCTCCCTCCGCCTCATCAGCGGCTCCAACACCACCCTCTGGGACTCCGGAACGGATGGTGTCGGCGTCGTTTCCGGGACCATTGATGACTCCGGTGAACTTCGCCTCCTCAACAACCTAAGCATCACTGTCTGGTCATCCTTTGATCACCCGACAGACACTGTCGTGCAGTCGCAGAACTTCACCGCTGGTATGGTTCTGCGATCTGGTAACTACTCGTTTCAGTTAGAGAGGAGAGGGAACCTCACACTTAAATGGAACAATAGTACGACTTACTGGAGCCAAGGGCTAAATTCGTCTTTAAACATGAGCCTATCGTCCTTAAGTTTACATACTAACGGACTTCTGCTGATCTTTGACTCCACTCATAATGGCGGAGCTGAGATCGTTTACAGTGTAGATTACGGTGAAGGTAGCAGTAATTTTATGTTCTTGAAGCTAGACGATGACGGAAATTTGAGAATCTACAGTTCCGCGAGTAGGGACAATGGCCCTATGACGAGTCGCTGGTCAGCTGTTGCTGACCAGTGTCTCGTCTATGGGTACTGTGGGAATTTTGGGATTTGTACCCACAAGGATACAAATCCGATTTGCTTGTGTCCGTCTCTTAACTTTGATCATGTTGAtgaaaatgataaaagaaaagGCTGCAAGAGAAAGGTAGAGTTGAGTGATTGCTTTGACAACGCAACCATGGTTGATTTGGATCACACCAGGTTGATtacagacccagctgaccctaACTCGGAGGTTGGTAGTTCGTCTTGTGGATCGAATTGTCTCCTTAGCAGCACTTGTCTTGCTTCTGTCTCATTGTCTGATGGGTCAGGAAACTGTTGGCAGAAGCAAAGCGGTGGTTCCTTCATCACCGGGTACGAGAGCCCATTAGTTACGACTACTTCTTATGTTAAAGTGTGCGGTCCAGTGTTGCGTAATGGACCTTTGGTTGCAACAAAAGGTGACCGTAAAACCTCAAAGTTAAAACTCATACTCGGTAACGCTATATATCCCTCTAACCTTTTTAATGGTAGgtacttaaaagttaaaaccgaAGTTTAAAGAATTGTTCTCTTATTGCAGGAGTCTCAGCAGCTTCAGTTGTGATGATCATTATCATTGTCGCGGTGATAGTAAGAGCAAAGAAAGCGAGAAAGAGTGATTGGAATAGCGAAAACATTGAAGAGATTGTAATGTTGAAACATTATAGTTACGCAAGAGTCAAGAGGATGACAAACTCATTTGCAAATGCCCTCGGGAAAGGAGGATTTGGAACTGTCTATAAAGGGAAGTTACCGGATGGAAACCAAGATGTTGCAGTAAAGATCCTGAAGGAGTCAAAGGGGAACGGAGAAGAGTTCATTAATGAAGTAGCTAGCATGAGTAGAACCTCTCATGTTAATATTGTTTCCTT
This genomic interval from Brassica napus cultivar Da-Ae chromosome A6, Da-Ae, whole genome shotgun sequence contains the following:
- the LOC106346034 gene encoding G-type lectin S-receptor-like serine/threonine-protein kinase At1g34300, translated to MSNREQRSFTITKTAEMPYPTILTSLLLLLHFTFVACTIPLGSVLYATGSNQSSWSSPSSTFSVSFVPSSPPGSFLAAVSFAGNVTVWSAGSVDSRGSLRLLPSGSLRLISGSNTTLWDSGTDGVGVVSGTIDDSGELRLLNNLSITVWSSFDHPTDTVVQSQNFTAGMVLRSGNYSFQLERRGNLTLKWNNSTTYWSQGLNSSLNMSLSSLSLHTNGLLLIFDSTHNGGAEIVYSVDYGEGSSNFMFLKLDDDGNLRIYSSASRDNGPMTSRWSAVADQCLVYGYCGNFGICTHKDTNPICLCPSLNFDHVDENDKRKGCKRKVELSDCFDNATMVDLDHTRLITDPADPNSEVGSSSCGSNCLLSSTCLASVSLSDGSGNCWQKQSGGSFITGYESPLVTTTSYVKVCGPVLRNGPLVATKGDRKTSKLKLILGVSAASVVMIIIIVAVIVRAKKARKSDWNSENIEEIVMLKHYSYARVKRMTNSFANALGKGGFGTVYKGKLPDGNQDVAVKILKESKGNGEEFINEVASMSRTSHVNIVSLLGFCYEGNKRAIIYEFMPNGSLDKFISEHMSTKMDWEKLYNIALGISRGLEYLHNRCVSRIVHFDIKPQNILMDKDLCPKISDFGLAKLCKNKESIISMLDARGTAGYIAPEVFSKNFGVVSHKSDVYSYGMVVLEMIGARNIGTVEHSGSNNSSMYFPDWIYKDFEREQIMKIFGDHISEEEEKIARKMVLVGLWCIQTNPTRRPAMIKVIEMLEGSLEALEVPPKHLLCLTATRVPETTEDSNNETSSFSYPSQFERGTLSGDDTLRISA